The Lysobacter sp. genome includes a window with the following:
- a CDS encoding ABC transporter: protein MNRHLSARSVAGIRLAALLLATASLAGCGILPKQETLALYRPEPTIAVDSAWPQADWQLQIARPYADTMHDSARILVRPQPGELQVYKGAAWTQPAPDLVLDTLLRAFADSGKLAGVARRGEGVSAQYQLLLDLRRFESDYSGGTTPGARIEIGARLVQNTSNRVVATRVFDVTVPAAGTDVVQVNRAFERALGDANMQLIGWVLAEGNRSVRER from the coding sequence ATGAATCGACATCTCTCCGCGCGCTCCGTGGCCGGCATCCGCCTCGCTGCGCTGCTGCTCGCGACCGCATCGCTCGCCGGCTGCGGCATCCTGCCGAAGCAGGAAACGCTGGCGCTGTATCGCCCCGAGCCGACGATCGCCGTCGATAGCGCATGGCCGCAGGCGGACTGGCAGCTGCAGATCGCACGGCCGTACGCGGACACCATGCACGACTCCGCGCGCATTCTCGTGCGCCCGCAGCCGGGCGAACTGCAGGTGTACAAGGGCGCGGCGTGGACGCAGCCGGCGCCGGACCTCGTGCTGGACACGCTGCTGCGCGCGTTCGCCGACAGCGGCAAGCTCGCCGGTGTCGCCCGGCGCGGTGAAGGTGTGAGCGCGCAGTACCAACTGCTGCTCGACCTGCGCCGCTTCGAATCCGACTACAGCGGCGGCACCACGCCGGGCGCACGCATCGAAATCGGCGCACGTCTCGTGCAGAACACCAGCAACCGCGTCGTCGCCACTCGCGTATTCGATGTGACGGTGCCTGCCGCTGGCACCGATGTCGTCCAGGTCAATCGTGCATTCGAGCGCGCGCTTGGCGATGCGAACATGCAACTCATAGGCTGGGTGCTCGCAGAGGGCAACCGCAGCGTACGCGAGCGTTGA
- a CDS encoding ABC transporter permease: MTPPSHAIPGIEIDPGDAACVRLSGEWTLHYAEAIGAALREIPDQVRRLDASAVSRLDSLGVLQLLRHAARRGLDDDALRFRDDHRALVQIIEDVKDGRPKAKKNYGFVAALERLGRAVHENAREVVALVSFLGETLSKLVRTVVQPRRLRVIATVFHMEQVGLDAVPLVALLSFLVGAVIAFLGSNILADFGASIYVVELVSIAFLREFAVLLTAIILAGRTASAFTAQIGSMVSREEVDAIRTLGLDPVDLLVIPRLLALIVMLPLLTFIAMLAGLLGGMVVGMSSLDIPMQAYYGRLQETMELRHFLVGMSKAPIFAVVIGLIGCLEGLQVSGTAQSVGERTTSSVVQTISLVIVFDAFAAIWFMQVGW; encoded by the coding sequence ATGACGCCGCCCAGCCACGCCATTCCAGGTATCGAGATCGATCCGGGCGACGCGGCGTGCGTGCGCCTGTCCGGCGAGTGGACGCTGCATTACGCCGAAGCCATCGGCGCCGCCCTGCGCGAAATTCCCGACCAGGTGCGTCGCCTCGACGCCTCGGCGGTTTCGCGCCTCGACTCGCTCGGCGTGCTTCAGTTGCTGCGTCACGCCGCGCGACGCGGGCTCGACGACGATGCACTGCGTTTCCGCGACGATCATCGCGCGCTGGTGCAGATCATCGAGGACGTGAAGGACGGACGACCCAAGGCGAAAAAGAACTACGGCTTCGTCGCCGCGCTCGAACGCCTGGGCCGTGCGGTGCACGAAAACGCGCGCGAAGTGGTCGCGCTGGTGAGTTTCCTCGGCGAGACCCTGAGCAAACTGGTGCGCACCGTTGTCCAGCCGCGTCGCCTGCGCGTGATCGCCACGGTCTTCCACATGGAACAGGTCGGCCTGGACGCCGTGCCGCTGGTGGCGTTGCTGTCGTTCCTGGTCGGCGCGGTCATCGCGTTTCTGGGCTCGAACATCCTCGCCGACTTCGGCGCGTCGATCTATGTCGTCGAACTGGTCAGCATCGCCTTCCTGCGCGAGTTCGCGGTGCTGCTCACCGCGATCATCCTCGCCGGCCGCACCGCCAGCGCGTTCACCGCGCAGATCGGCTCGATGGTCAGCCGCGAGGAAGTCGATGCCATCCGCACCCTCGGCCTCGATCCGGTCGACCTGCTGGTGATCCCGCGCCTGCTCGCGCTGATCGTGATGCTGCCGCTGCTCACCTTCATCGCGATGCTCGCCGGCCTGCTCGGCGGCATGGTCGTGGGCATGAGCAGCCTCGATATCCCGATGCAGGCCTACTACGGCCGCCTGCAGGAAACGATGGAACTGCGGCATTTCCTGGTCGGCATGTCGAAGGCGCCGATCTTCGCGGTGGTGATCGGCCTGATCGGCTGCCTCGAAGGCCTGCAGGTCAGCGGCACCGCGCAGTCGGTCGGCGAACGCACCACCTCGAGCGTGGTGCAGACCATTTCGCTGGTGATCGTGTTCGACGCGTTCGCCGCGATCTGGTTCATGCAGGTAGGCTGGTGA
- a CDS encoding Ax21 family protein has product MKRSLLALSLLAALPFAATAAEGVSYNHVQGGYVATNGNGNADADGFGIDGSVAVHPNFHLFGGYNQQEIDNTNIDVDQWKLGVGYNYEISPKADLVTRIAYEKYDAGSGFDFDGYSAEVGVRGALGTKVEGYAMAGYEDFEQLDGDYYGRLGAQVKFNQNWGLNGDVKFADGDTQWTVGPRFTW; this is encoded by the coding sequence ATGAAGCGTTCCCTCCTTGCCCTGAGCCTGCTCGCCGCCCTCCCGTTCGCCGCCACCGCGGCCGAAGGCGTGTCGTACAACCATGTCCAGGGCGGCTATGTCGCCACCAATGGCAACGGCAATGCCGATGCCGACGGTTTCGGTATCGATGGCTCGGTGGCCGTCCACCCGAACTTCCACCTCTTCGGCGGCTACAACCAGCAGGAAATCGACAACACCAACATCGATGTCGACCAGTGGAAGCTGGGCGTCGGCTACAACTACGAAATCTCGCCGAAGGCCGATCTGGTCACCCGCATCGCCTATGAGAAATACGACGCCGGCAGCGGCTTCGATTTCGATGGCTACAGTGCCGAAGTCGGCGTGCGCGGCGCGCTGGGCACCAAGGTCGAAGGCTATGCGATGGCCGGCTACGAGGACTTCGAACAATTGGACGGCGACTACTACGGCCGCCTCGGCGCGCAGGTGAAATTCAATCAGAACTGGGGTCTGAACGGCGACGTCAAGTTCGCCGATGGCGACACCCAGTGGACCGTCGGCCCGCGCTTCACCTGGTGA
- a CDS encoding heme biosynthesis protein HemY, giving the protein MNLFRHILFWILAALAGALLAQVLIQDPGFVLVRYLGTTIESTLVGGLLMVGAALFALWLLYALLRLPFRLWYRRRERIARARLGDGIDALHQGRYAQAEKLLTQAARDPQFEAPARVAAARAALARGDVVAATAQLDALPMKHANARAVVLAEAALAEDRIADAIAALDTVADGAPPPRALALRADALAASGQSAQAYGMLGALRQQQALSSSQLVERERLWAESALREAADANALADHWDALPAALRNAPTVVRAYADRAAALRWDDAAARSLEQAIDAQWNESLAAHYGALPVERLDATALERRRARAEDWLRAHPANPGALLGVARLARAQGQWPQAEQTLHRAIAQGGGGEAWEALGDGFAQAGDDARARLCYRNALRVARGEAAEPMPGRDLKQQILAEAAIEERDAHGLPRLLG; this is encoded by the coding sequence ATGAATCTCTTTCGCCACATCCTGTTCTGGATCCTCGCCGCGCTGGCCGGCGCGCTGCTGGCGCAGGTATTGATCCAGGACCCGGGCTTCGTGCTGGTGCGATATCTCGGCACCACGATCGAGTCCACGCTGGTCGGCGGGCTGCTGATGGTCGGTGCTGCGCTGTTCGCGCTGTGGCTGTTGTACGCACTGCTGCGCCTGCCCTTCCGGCTGTGGTATCGGCGACGCGAACGCATCGCGCGCGCGCGCTTGGGCGACGGCATCGACGCGCTGCATCAGGGGCGTTACGCGCAGGCCGAAAAATTGCTCACGCAGGCAGCACGGGACCCGCAGTTCGAAGCGCCGGCGCGGGTCGCCGCCGCACGCGCGGCGCTGGCGCGCGGCGATGTCGTGGCCGCGACCGCACAACTCGATGCGTTGCCGATGAAACATGCCAATGCGCGAGCGGTCGTGCTGGCCGAAGCCGCATTGGCCGAAGACCGCATCGCCGATGCGATCGCCGCACTCGATACCGTCGCCGATGGCGCGCCGCCGCCGCGCGCGCTGGCGCTGCGCGCGGATGCCCTGGCCGCCAGCGGCCAGAGCGCGCAGGCCTACGGCATGCTCGGTGCGTTGCGCCAGCAGCAGGCGCTGTCGTCATCGCAGTTGGTCGAACGCGAACGATTGTGGGCCGAGAGCGCACTGCGCGAAGCCGCCGACGCCAACGCATTGGCCGATCACTGGGACGCCCTGCCCGCCGCACTGCGCAACGCGCCCACCGTGGTGCGCGCCTACGCCGACCGTGCCGCCGCGCTGCGCTGGGACGATGCCGCCGCGCGCAGTCTCGAACAGGCGATCGACGCGCAGTGGAACGAATCGCTCGCCGCGCATTACGGGGCGCTGCCGGTCGAGCGCCTCGACGCGACGGCGCTCGAGCGTCGGCGCGCGCGCGCCGAAGACTGGCTTCGCGCGCATCCCGCCAATCCCGGTGCACTGCTCGGCGTCGCGCGGCTCGCGCGTGCGCAGGGACAGTGGCCGCAGGCCGAACAGACGCTGCATCGCGCCATTGCCCAGGGCGGCGGCGGCGAGGCGTGGGAAGCGCTCGGCGACGGCTTCGCGCAGGCCGGCGACGATGCGCGCGCGAGGCTTTGCTATCGGAACGCACTGCGGGTCGCGCGCGGCGAAGCGGCCGAACCGATGCCCGGTCGCGATCTGAAGCAGCAGATCCTTGCCGAAGCGGCGATCGAAGAACGCGACGCCCATGGCCTGCCGCGATTGCTCGGCTGA
- a CDS encoding DUF4349 domain-containing protein, translating to MRSIHSNLIACGLTAVLFLGIAACSKQESAAESTNMASADAVASAEGGAMPASAPMPQEAAKAESKSAPAFAELGDAAVESEEDARRSEPQVEVETRVDAGQVSSSAATFDDGQRKFIRTAQAQFRVKDVYSSALAIEDVAAQQGGFIVNNNISAQTMRVQRRPAGDGKLIELVEYTVRGTLSVRVPSDKTQDFLRAIASQMEFLDQRSFDAADAQFQMLRQQLAYQREQQAQMELGQAMQSGDRLDRKSEVIAARTGAKLQRDEALIQQKEFEDKVDYSTISLTLYQLSKIRQTEMVDVEAVFQKHSPGFFTRLFDALRVGWYGVLDLFIGLMNVWPLWLVMGLGLYGLRRWAVSRRKSRSVPPPPPPTE from the coding sequence TATCGCGGCCTGCAGCAAACAGGAAAGCGCTGCCGAATCGACGAACATGGCGTCCGCCGACGCGGTCGCCTCCGCCGAGGGCGGCGCGATGCCCGCATCGGCACCGATGCCGCAGGAAGCGGCGAAGGCGGAATCCAAAAGCGCCCCCGCTTTCGCCGAACTCGGCGATGCGGCCGTCGAATCCGAAGAAGACGCGCGCCGCAGCGAGCCCCAGGTCGAAGTCGAGACCCGCGTCGATGCCGGGCAGGTCAGCTCCAGCGCCGCCACCTTCGACGACGGCCAACGCAAGTTCATCCGCACCGCGCAGGCGCAGTTCCGGGTGAAGGACGTGTACTCCTCGGCGCTGGCGATCGAGGATGTGGCGGCGCAGCAGGGCGGTTTCATCGTCAACAACAACATTTCCGCGCAGACCATGCGCGTGCAGCGTCGCCCCGCAGGCGACGGCAAGCTGATCGAGCTGGTCGAATACACGGTGCGCGGCACGCTCAGCGTGCGCGTGCCCAGCGACAAGACCCAGGATTTCCTGCGCGCGATCGCGTCGCAGATGGAATTCCTCGACCAGCGCAGCTTCGACGCGGCCGATGCGCAGTTCCAGATGCTCCGCCAGCAATTGGCGTACCAGCGCGAACAGCAGGCGCAGATGGAACTCGGGCAGGCGATGCAGTCGGGCGACCGCCTCGATCGCAAATCCGAAGTCATCGCCGCGCGCACCGGCGCCAAGCTGCAGCGCGACGAAGCGTTGATCCAGCAGAAGGAATTCGAGGACAAGGTCGACTACAGCACGATCAGTCTGACGCTGTACCAATTGTCGAAGATCCGCCAGACCGAAATGGTCGATGTCGAAGCGGTGTTCCAGAAGCACAGCCCGGGCTTCTTCACCCGCCTGTTCGATGCGTTGCGCGTGGGCTGGTACGGCGTGCTCGACCTGTTCATCGGATTGATGAACGTGTGGCCGCTGTGGCTGGTCATGGGCCTCGGCCTGTACGGCCTGCGCCGCTGGGCGGTGTCGCGTCGCAAATCGCGGTCGGTGCCACCGCCGCCGCCGCCGACGGAGTGA
- a CDS encoding rhodanese-like domain-containing protein has product MNLEELLAFAGRNLVYAIAIVVLTVAIIANELSRFFRGYKALRPAEVTHLINQENALVVDLRASADYQKGHIAGAKNVLMSQFDPESKQLAPAKALPIILVCQNGVTVEAAAKRLKKAGFERIHILEGGITAWQQAELPLVKGKG; this is encoded by the coding sequence GTGAACCTTGAAGAATTGTTGGCCTTTGCCGGCCGTAACCTCGTCTACGCCATCGCCATCGTCGTCCTGACGGTCGCCATCATCGCCAACGAGTTGTCGCGGTTCTTCCGCGGTTACAAAGCGCTGCGACCCGCCGAAGTGACGCATCTGATCAATCAGGAAAATGCGCTGGTGGTCGATCTGCGCGCCAGCGCCGACTACCAGAAGGGCCATATCGCCGGCGCCAAGAACGTGCTCATGAGCCAGTTCGATCCGGAGAGCAAGCAGCTCGCCCCCGCCAAGGCCCTGCCGATCATCCTGGTCTGCCAGAACGGCGTCACTGTCGAAGCGGCGGCCAAGCGGCTGAAGAAAGCCGGCTTCGAGCGCATCCACATCCTGGAAGGTGGCATCACCGCGTGGCAGCAGGCAGAGCTGCCGCTGGTCAAGGGCAAGGGCTGA
- a CDS encoding thioesterase: protein MTRSTPAIPNTGIDLSPLRMLEAELLAMPPVAALGLRIVEATGDRLRLHAPLGPNINDKGCAFGGSLGSLMTLAGWGLIVLRLAEAGLDADVFVADSDIRYRAPLYADIETTAELAEGESWADFLSTLRSRGRARLSVRAVVGLPEGGVATESLSRYAAKLRG, encoded by the coding sequence ATGACCCGATCCACGCCCGCCATACCGAACACCGGAATCGATCTGTCGCCCCTGCGCATGCTCGAAGCCGAACTGCTGGCGATGCCGCCGGTGGCGGCGCTGGGCCTGCGCATCGTCGAGGCCACCGGTGATCGCCTGCGCCTGCACGCACCGCTGGGACCCAACATCAACGACAAGGGTTGCGCCTTCGGCGGCAGTCTCGGTTCGCTGATGACGCTCGCCGGCTGGGGCTTGATCGTGCTGCGGCTGGCCGAGGCCGGGCTGGATGCCGATGTTTTCGTCGCCGACAGCGACATCCGCTACCGCGCGCCGCTCTACGCCGACATCGAAACCACTGCGGAACTGGCCGAAGGCGAGTCCTGGGCGGATTTCCTGTCCACGCTCCGCAGCCGCGGCCGTGCCCGGCTCTCGGTGCGGGCGGTGGTCGGCTTACCTGAAGGCGGGGTGGCCACCGAGAGCCTGTCGCGGTACGCGGCCAAGCTGAGGGGGTAG
- a CDS encoding MCE family protein: protein METRANYVMIGAFTLATAAFLLLFGLWAAKYTSSKDWRYYNVVFDEAVTGLTEGGSVQYNGISVGTVDTLSLAPDDPRKVVAHVKLRATTPVKVDTRAKLSFTGLTGTAFIQLTGGSPNAKSLVPDNSDTVPTILTEASALQNIAETANKLVARLDKVLSDDNISNITQTLDNIENATGVLADQRKDIGALITNARVSSEKLAATLDTTNGAIADVDRELVQKLPQLIAKLDSTLDRLDNAAGNADKLLSENRGAINSFTQDGLSQLGPTMEELRGLVRDLRKISSRLEDNPAGYVLGRQKPKEFEP, encoded by the coding sequence ATGGAAACCCGTGCCAACTACGTGATGATCGGTGCCTTCACGCTCGCGACCGCCGCGTTCCTGCTGTTGTTCGGGCTGTGGGCGGCGAAATACACCTCGAGCAAGGACTGGCGCTACTACAACGTCGTCTTCGACGAAGCCGTGACCGGTCTCACCGAAGGCGGCAGCGTGCAGTACAACGGCATCAGCGTCGGCACCGTCGACACCTTGAGCCTGGCGCCGGACGATCCGCGCAAAGTGGTCGCGCACGTCAAACTGCGCGCGACCACGCCGGTGAAGGTCGACACACGCGCCAAACTGTCGTTCACCGGCCTGACCGGCACCGCGTTCATCCAGCTCACCGGCGGCAGCCCGAACGCGAAATCGCTGGTCCCGGACAACAGCGACACGGTGCCGACGATCCTCACCGAAGCCTCGGCGCTGCAGAACATCGCCGAAACCGCGAACAAGCTGGTGGCGCGACTCGACAAGGTGCTGAGCGACGACAACATCAGCAACATCACCCAGACCCTCGACAACATCGAGAACGCCACCGGCGTGTTGGCCGATCAGCGCAAGGACATCGGCGCGCTGATCACCAACGCGCGCGTCTCCAGCGAAAAACTCGCGGCCACGCTCGACACCACCAACGGCGCGATCGCCGATGTCGATCGCGAGCTGGTGCAGAAGCTGCCGCAGCTCATCGCCAAACTCGACAGCACCCTCGACCGGCTCGACAACGCGGCCGGCAACGCCGACAAACTGCTCAGCGAGAATCGCGGCGCGATCAACAGCTTCACCCAGGACGGCCTGAGCCAGCTCGGGCCGACGATGGAAGAGCTGCGCGGGCTGGTGCGCGATCTGCGCAAGATTTCCTCCCGCCTCGAAGACAACCCGGCGGGCTACGTCCTCGGCCGGCAGAAACCCAAGGAGTTCGAGCCCTGA
- the secB gene encoding protein-export chaperone SecB: protein MSEPVANGAAAEANGPTFSVEKIYVKDVSFEAPGAPQVFSEQGQPALEMNLNQRVQRVADNLFEVELGVTLTCKLEDKTVYLAEVRQAGLFGLGGFDEQTLDAMLGVHCPNILYPYARQTISDLITAGGFPPFLLQPINFEGLYAEGLRQRAQQGTGLAGAETAGNA, encoded by the coding sequence ATGTCCGAACCCGTCGCCAACGGTGCCGCTGCCGAAGCCAACGGCCCGACCTTCTCGGTCGAGAAGATCTACGTCAAGGATGTCTCGTTCGAGGCTCCCGGCGCGCCGCAGGTGTTCAGCGAGCAGGGCCAGCCCGCGCTTGAAATGAACCTCAACCAGCGCGTGCAGCGCGTGGCCGACAACCTGTTCGAAGTCGAACTGGGCGTCACCCTGACCTGCAAGCTCGAAGACAAGACCGTGTATCTGGCCGAAGTGCGCCAGGCCGGCCTGTTCGGCCTGGGCGGTTTCGACGAGCAGACCCTCGACGCGATGCTCGGCGTGCACTGCCCGAACATCCTGTACCCCTACGCCCGCCAGACGATCAGCGACCTGATCACGGCCGGCGGCTTCCCGCCGTTCCTGCTGCAGCCGATCAATTTCGAAGGCCTGTACGCCGAAGGCCTGCGTCAGCGCGCCCAGCAGGGGACCGGCCTGGCCGGTGCCGAGACCGCCGGCAACGCCTGA
- a CDS encoding outer membrane beta-barrel protein: MKKQLAAAILLACAPFAASARDSLGSFTYVEGGFQRLSVDFGTPGSDSLDFNGVGIRASKELSDNFYIYGGYAWSNNSDLDTSIYARQLQAGFGYRYTVFDNADLTADVGFQHAKLDGAGSNDNSLDAARVSVGLRGALGNSFEGWVKANYVDGSDYDGEFSGTLGAQFIINETWGVVGEVEAGDLTSQYMLGVRASF, from the coding sequence ATGAAGAAGCAACTTGCGGCCGCAATTCTGCTGGCCTGTGCGCCGTTCGCGGCATCGGCCCGCGACAGTCTGGGCAGTTTCACCTACGTCGAAGGCGGCTTTCAGCGCCTCAGCGTCGATTTCGGCACGCCGGGCAGCGACAGCCTGGATTTCAATGGCGTCGGCATCCGCGCATCGAAAGAACTGTCCGACAATTTCTATATCTACGGCGGCTACGCCTGGTCGAACAACAGCGATCTGGACACGAGCATCTATGCCCGCCAGTTGCAGGCAGGCTTCGGTTACCGTTACACCGTATTCGACAATGCCGACCTGACCGCCGATGTCGGTTTCCAGCACGCCAAGCTCGATGGCGCCGGCAGCAACGACAACAGCCTCGATGCAGCGCGTGTGTCGGTGGGCCTGCGCGGCGCGCTGGGCAACAGTTTCGAGGGCTGGGTGAAGGCGAACTATGTCGACGGCAGCGACTACGATGGCGAATTCAGCGGCACGCTCGGTGCGCAGTTCATCATCAACGAGACCTGGGGCGTGGTCGGCGAAGTCGAAGCCGGCGACCTCACATCGCAGTACATGCTGGGTGTTCGCGCGAGCTTCTGA
- a CDS encoding ATP-binding cassette domain-containing protein, whose amino-acid sequence MMSSYATDEPIIRVRGLRNQFGAQVVHDHLDLDVRRGEIIGVVGGSGSGKSVLMRSIIGLREPDEGSVEILGVDGRSRDTEDRLHIERSTGVLFQDGALFSSLTVGENVQVPLKEHHPELPESLLYELALLKVKLAGLPPDALDKLPSQLSGGMRKRAGLARALALDPPLLFLDEPTAGLDPIGAAAFDHLTRTLQQALGLTVFLITHDLDTLYAICDRVAVLAEKRVIAVAPLAEIETFDHPWVQEYFNGPRGRAARDSQCRSAKSI is encoded by the coding sequence ATGATGTCCTCTTACGCCACCGACGAACCCATCATCCGCGTGCGCGGCCTGCGCAATCAATTCGGCGCGCAGGTGGTGCACGACCATCTCGATCTCGACGTGCGTCGCGGCGAGATCATCGGCGTGGTCGGCGGTTCCGGCAGCGGCAAATCGGTGCTGATGCGTTCGATCATCGGCCTGCGCGAGCCAGATGAGGGATCGGTCGAAATACTCGGCGTCGACGGTCGTTCGCGCGACACCGAAGACCGGCTGCACATCGAGCGCAGCACCGGCGTGCTGTTCCAGGACGGCGCGCTGTTCTCGTCGCTGACCGTCGGCGAAAACGTGCAGGTACCGCTGAAGGAACATCATCCCGAGCTGCCCGAATCGCTGCTGTACGAACTGGCGCTGCTGAAGGTGAAACTCGCCGGGCTGCCGCCGGACGCGCTGGACAAACTGCCGTCGCAGCTCTCGGGCGGCATGCGCAAGCGCGCCGGCCTTGCGCGCGCGCTCGCGCTCGATCCGCCGCTGCTGTTCCTCGACGAACCCACCGCCGGTCTCGACCCGATCGGCGCCGCGGCCTTCGACCATCTCACCCGCACGCTGCAGCAGGCGCTGGGACTCACGGTCTTTTTGATCACCCACGATCTCGACACGCTGTACGCGATCTGCGACCGTGTCGCGGTGTTGGCCGAAAAGCGCGTGATCGCGGTCGCGCCGCTGGCGGAGATCGAAACGTTCGATCACCCCTGGGTGCAGGAATATTTCAACGGGCCGCGCGGACGCGCCGCGCGCGACAGCCAATGCCGTTCCGCCAAGAGCATCTGA
- a CDS encoding uroporphyrinogen-III synthase (catalyzes the formation of uroporphyrinogen-III from hydroxymethylbilane): MSRTGPTTRRSPREYYTACSAAPLVVSLRPANDHAAMRRAAAAHGWRVAALSPWKIAVQTDTATRATLRAALAADIVIATSPAAVRAAVALSALRARRGQLFCAVGSATAAALRRAGVADVLSPERMDSDGLLALSALRVVHGRTIGLLTAPGGRDLIAPTLRERGAQVQRADVYARERIALSPASLARLRAFDGPLLLPVSSGEALQQVFEQAPTDIAVRLRDARVLAASERLAALARTLGCDDVRIAAGPRPAQLLAAATTRSG; encoded by the coding sequence ATGTCCCGTACCGGCCCCACCACCCGCCGCAGCCCGCGCGAATACTACACGGCATGCTCCGCAGCGCCGCTCGTCGTGTCGCTTCGGCCTGCGAACGACCATGCGGCGATGCGCCGCGCCGCCGCCGCGCACGGATGGCGGGTGGCCGCGCTGTCGCCTTGGAAGATCGCGGTACAGACCGACACGGCGACCCGTGCGACCCTGCGCGCGGCATTGGCGGCGGACATCGTGATCGCCACCAGCCCGGCGGCGGTCCGCGCGGCGGTCGCCCTGTCCGCATTGCGGGCACGGCGCGGGCAGCTCTTCTGCGCGGTCGGCAGCGCCACTGCCGCCGCGCTGCGACGTGCCGGCGTCGCCGATGTGCTGTCGCCCGAACGCATGGACAGCGACGGCCTGCTCGCGCTGTCGGCATTGCGTGTCGTGCATGGGCGCACGATCGGGCTGCTGACCGCACCCGGCGGCCGTGATCTGATCGCACCGACGCTGCGCGAGCGCGGCGCGCAGGTGCAGCGTGCCGATGTCTATGCCCGAGAGCGCATCGCGCTCTCGCCCGCATCGCTGGCGCGGCTGCGCGCGTTCGACGGTCCGCTGCTGCTGCCGGTGAGCAGCGGCGAAGCGCTGCAGCAGGTCTTCGAGCAGGCACCCACGGATATCGCCGTGCGTCTGCGCGATGCCCGGGTGCTCGCAGCCAGCGAACGTCTGGCCGCGTTGGCGCGAACGCTGGGCTGCGACGATGTACGGATCGCCGCCGGACCGCGCCCGGCACAATTGCTCGCTGCCGCAACGACGCGATCCGGCTAA
- a CDS encoding NAD(P)-dependent glycerol-3-phosphate dehydrogenase, translating into MSSDRTDTNASRPAVAVLGAGSWGTALAALIARHGHPTVLWGRDIDTLAAIDGRHENPRYLPGIPLPETLRATPDLAAALVGCDLVLVVVPSHAFADTLHALAPYRPAHAGVAWATKGFEPGSGRFLHEVAGGILPADVPLAVVTGPSFAKEVAAGLPTALTVHSDTPEFAQQVADVLHGPSFRAYTGDDMLGAELGGAMKNVLAVATGVADGMNLGLNARAGLITRGLNEMLRLNAAIGGKAETLMGLAGLGDLVLTCTGDLSRNRRLGLALGRGQSIEEAVREIGQVVESLQTAEEVMRQAGRHGVELPISSNVRDVLHGSITPAEGLKRLMAREQKPEYPQGLFGD; encoded by the coding sequence ATGTCGTCCGATCGCACGGACACCAACGCCTCCCGGCCCGCCGTCGCCGTTCTCGGCGCCGGCTCCTGGGGCACGGCACTGGCGGCGCTGATCGCCCGTCATGGCCATCCCACAGTGCTGTGGGGGCGCGACATCGACACGCTCGCAGCCATCGATGGCCGCCACGAGAATCCCCGGTATCTGCCGGGGATTCCGCTTCCCGAGACCCTTCGCGCTACGCCCGATCTCGCCGCAGCGCTCGTCGGCTGCGATCTGGTGCTGGTGGTCGTGCCTTCGCATGCCTTCGCCGACACCCTGCACGCGCTTGCGCCATACCGGCCGGCACATGCCGGTGTGGCCTGGGCGACCAAGGGCTTCGAGCCCGGCTCCGGCCGTTTCCTGCATGAAGTCGCGGGCGGGATACTTCCCGCCGACGTGCCGCTGGCGGTAGTCACCGGCCCCTCGTTCGCCAAGGAAGTCGCCGCCGGCCTGCCGACGGCGCTGACGGTCCATTCCGACACTCCCGAATTCGCCCAGCAGGTCGCCGATGTCCTGCACGGGCCGTCGTTTCGCGCCTATACCGGCGACGACATGCTCGGCGCCGAACTGGGCGGCGCGATGAAGAACGTGCTGGCGGTCGCCACCGGCGTCGCCGATGGCATGAATCTCGGCCTCAACGCCCGTGCCGGGCTGATCACCCGTGGCCTCAATGAAATGCTGCGGCTCAACGCCGCCATCGGCGGCAAGGCGGAAACGCTGATGGGCCTCGCCGGCCTCGGTGATCTCGTGTTGACCTGTACCGGCGATCTTTCGCGCAATCGCCGGCTGGGTCTCGCCCTCGGGCGCGGCCAGTCCATCGAAGAGGCGGTGCGTGAAATCGGCCAGGTGGTCGAATCGTTGCAGACGGCCGAGGAAGTCATGCGTCAGGCCGGCCGCCACGGCGTCGAGCTGCCGATCTCGAGCAATGTCCGCGACGTGCTCCACGGCAGCATCACGCCGGCCGAAGGGCTCAAGCGGCTGATGGCGCGCGAACAGAAGCCGGAGTACCCGCAGGGCCTGTTCGGAGATTGA